In a genomic window of Shouchella clausii:
- a CDS encoding GntR family transcriptional regulator, producing MIDEESSIPLYLQLKDLFVEKIDSGEWQENAKIPDELTLASQYRLSRSTVRQALLKLVDEGRLTRKQGKGTFVNEKKIQTPVFSFYYPEKFGKKHTVLSAQEIACSATVQSALQLFPGELVYELIRLRYFEDEVVAVETSYLPSAAVPGLLQKNLEGTLYELLITQYNLQIQAYDTTVEPVILTQLETERLQVEGNGQPALKITKIGSTWNKKRLILTKSIFRGDRCKLMFHHE from the coding sequence GTGATTGATGAAGAAAGCAGCATTCCCCTTTATTTGCAATTAAAAGATCTCTTTGTTGAAAAAATAGACAGCGGCGAATGGCAAGAAAATGCGAAGATCCCAGACGAACTTACATTGGCGAGCCAGTATCGGTTAAGCCGCTCAACCGTTCGCCAAGCATTGTTAAAACTCGTTGATGAGGGGCGTTTGACCCGAAAACAAGGAAAAGGGACATTTGTGAATGAGAAAAAAATCCAAACACCTGTGTTTAGTTTTTATTATCCTGAAAAATTCGGAAAAAAACACACCGTTTTGTCAGCTCAGGAAATAGCTTGCTCGGCGACAGTCCAGTCGGCATTGCAACTATTTCCTGGCGAACTTGTCTATGAGCTCATCCGTCTCCGCTATTTTGAGGATGAAGTTGTCGCTGTTGAAACATCTTATTTACCGAGTGCAGCGGTTCCTGGCTTGTTGCAGAAAAATCTTGAAGGCACTCTTTATGAACTATTGATTACTCAGTACAATCTGCAAATCCAAGCATATGACACCACGGTAGAACCGGTAATCCTAACCCAGTTGGAAACCGAACGCCTACAAGTTGAAGGTAACGGACAGCCTGCTTTAAAAATTACAAAAATCGGCTCAACATGGAATAAAAAGCGCTTAATTCTCACGAAAAGCATTTTCAGAGGCGACCGCTGTAAACTCATGTTCCACCATGAATAG
- a CDS encoding SDR family oxidoreductase, with translation MDLHNYLANGIPPQKQDKQPGDEAVMEPRPIYEDDDYKGTGKLRGKVALITGGDSGIGRAVAVGYAKEGAHIAIVYLDEHEDAEQTKQRVEQEGVQCITISGDISDETFCKESVERTVTELGGLDILVNNAAEQHPVNDLRELTAEQLHRTFATNFYSYVYYTKAALDYLKPGSAIINTSSINAYRGNVTLIDYTSTKGAITAFTRSMAQALASKHIRVNSVAPGPIWTPLIPASFDEQKVSEFGTTTPMGRAGQPSELVGAYVLLASNDSSYMTGQAIHINGGDYISS, from the coding sequence ATGGACTTACACAATTATTTAGCAAATGGCATTCCGCCGCAAAAACAAGACAAGCAACCAGGGGATGAAGCGGTGATGGAACCGCGCCCGATCTACGAAGACGACGATTACAAAGGCACAGGAAAACTACGCGGCAAAGTAGCGCTTATTACTGGTGGCGATTCGGGTATCGGCCGCGCCGTGGCAGTCGGGTATGCTAAAGAAGGCGCCCATATTGCGATCGTCTATTTAGATGAGCATGAAGACGCAGAACAAACCAAGCAGCGCGTCGAACAAGAGGGCGTCCAGTGCATTACGATTTCAGGCGACATAAGTGATGAAACGTTTTGTAAGGAGAGCGTTGAACGTACAGTCACGGAACTTGGCGGCCTAGATATTTTAGTCAACAACGCTGCAGAGCAACATCCAGTCAACGATTTACGGGAACTAACAGCCGAACAGCTCCACCGTACATTTGCGACCAATTTCTATTCATATGTGTATTATACGAAAGCAGCGCTTGATTATTTGAAGCCAGGTAGCGCTATTATCAATACGTCTTCTATTAATGCCTATCGGGGCAACGTGACGTTGATTGATTATACGAGTACCAAAGGCGCCATTACAGCCTTTACCCGTTCAATGGCGCAGGCGCTTGCTTCAAAGCATATTCGCGTAAACAGCGTAGCCCCTGGCCCAATCTGGACGCCGTTGATTCCTGCTTCTTTTGACGAGCAGAAAGTGTCTGAGTTTGGCACAACGACGCCAATGGGACGAGCAGGTCAGCCGAGTGAACTTGTCGGTGCCTATGTACTCCTCGCTTCAAACGACTCTTCCTACATGACCGGACAGGCGATCCATATTAATGGCGGGGATTATATTAGTTCATGA
- a CDS encoding sodium:solute symporter family protein, with amino-acid sequence MDVSIWVIVANMTVLLGAIVFSFYISKRTRNNEGWAVGGRALPVYVVILTQFATASGGGMLVAQVGIGYAFGWSVITYGLFTGAGVLALLFLAKWLRKNDFISLPDIFKKIYGTHPFLITTITFMTMVVPFGWLCTQLVAFGRLFSELTGVEPWLLMLIFTVICLLFIIPGGLVSVAWTDLIFGILMLVMAVVASVYAITSAGGWSAIVQAVPQENIGIEGFWSVGLLTVLFWSLSLTPGTMTNQMYFQRIYAADSMKTVVISLLSTAALLILTKFYAALVGMSAYTMNPNLDNPESAAGMFLSNMPSILMVAYSTFICATLLSTVTSAVQSVVVNITRDIYQSYLNPNVSDGQLLRTSRIFSVFVIFFAFALATLYPRALDWIVASYAYSAAGLFAPLFIGFALKDRQFLTFKGAIAGMLFGIAGAGLAHLLGTTIPYVAFGLLASTIGLLIVSAATRNKKTAAVARKETSI; translated from the coding sequence GTGGATGTATCGATTTGGGTAATTGTCGCAAATATGACTGTGCTCTTAGGTGCCATCGTCTTTTCCTTTTATATTAGCAAACGTACTAGGAACAACGAAGGCTGGGCTGTTGGTGGACGGGCTTTGCCTGTCTATGTCGTCATTTTAACACAGTTCGCGACGGCTTCTGGCGGCGGCATGCTTGTTGCTCAAGTTGGGATCGGCTATGCTTTCGGTTGGAGTGTGATCACTTACGGCTTGTTTACAGGAGCGGGAGTCCTTGCCCTTCTGTTTCTTGCGAAATGGTTGCGCAAAAACGATTTTATTAGTCTCCCTGACATTTTCAAAAAAATATATGGCACTCACCCGTTCTTGATCACGACGATCACATTCATGACAATGGTGGTCCCCTTTGGTTGGCTATGTACGCAATTAGTTGCTTTCGGCCGATTGTTTTCAGAATTGACTGGCGTTGAGCCTTGGCTGTTAATGCTTATCTTCACAGTCATTTGCCTTTTATTTATTATCCCAGGAGGACTGGTATCTGTTGCCTGGACAGACTTGATTTTTGGAATTCTCATGCTCGTGATGGCTGTAGTGGCTTCTGTTTATGCGATCACATCAGCCGGCGGTTGGTCAGCGATCGTACAGGCAGTCCCTCAAGAGAATATTGGCATTGAAGGCTTTTGGTCCGTCGGACTTCTAACAGTGCTCTTTTGGTCATTATCGCTCACACCAGGCACAATGACCAATCAAATGTACTTCCAGCGCATTTATGCTGCTGACAGTATGAAGACAGTCGTCATTTCATTGTTATCTACTGCCGCTCTCCTCATTTTGACGAAGTTTTACGCAGCGTTAGTCGGCATGTCCGCCTACACGATGAACCCAAACTTGGATAACCCTGAAAGTGCTGCTGGCATGTTTTTATCCAATATGCCATCCATTTTAATGGTCGCCTATTCTACTTTCATTTGTGCAACCTTGTTGTCGACGGTCACCAGCGCAGTCCAATCCGTCGTCGTTAATATCACCCGTGATATATACCAGTCGTATCTTAATCCGAATGTCAGCGACGGACAGTTGCTCCGGACATCACGTATTTTTTCAGTGTTTGTCATCTTCTTTGCATTTGCTCTTGCGACGTTATATCCACGGGCACTTGACTGGATTGTCGCTTCTTATGCTTATTCAGCTGCCGGTCTGTTTGCTCCACTGTTTATCGGCTTCGCTCTAAAAGACAGACAATTCCTTACTTTCAAAGGAGCGATTGCCGGTATGCTTTTTGGAATCGCAGGCGCAGGCTTGGCCCATTTGCTCGGTACAACCATCCCATACGTTGCTTTCGGCTTACTTGCCTCCACGATTGGTCTGCTCATAGTAAGTGCAGCGACCCGAAACAAGAAAACGGCAGCTGTTGCCCGTAAAGAAACGTCCATTTAA
- the argH gene encoding argininosuccinate lyase produces MVGRLKETPSQEMIDLLFKPSISSDLKYHYSYLLKINSVHLLMLKSEGIIPDEAARKIHSALANLQVTGKEALSINPALEDLYFNVEAYIIEQTGPEIGGQMHTGRSRNDILATVSRMRIREEMIEIYELVCTLRRTLIDLATEHTATLMTGYTHLQPAEPITFAHYLSALLHGFERDFTRLYNCYAQINKSPLGSCALASTTFSINRKFTMDLLGFTDLLENSLDGIASRDYALEALSALSIFSNSLSRFAQDLYTWCSYEFGYLEVGHSVAVISSIMPQKKNPVTLEHIKAKAGHIQGALVSSLSVLKNTLYSHSRDTSMESMKYTWEAINETKAAIRLMVKTLQTLTVHKDNMAATTRQNFSTVTELANALVRHYHFSFRTAHHIVAEIVNETLNQGLGSDKIEASTVERAIKQVTAKTVSVTKEFVEQALDPERNISLRTVRGGSAPVEVARQLQQLEQTLASDRQKISDLKQALQSADQLYKRYAAELERGSQ; encoded by the coding sequence TTGGTTGGTCGTTTAAAGGAAACTCCCTCACAGGAAATGATTGACTTATTGTTTAAGCCAAGTATTAGCTCCGATTTAAAATATCACTATTCATACTTGCTGAAAATTAACAGCGTCCATTTATTAATGCTAAAATCGGAGGGTATTATCCCTGACGAAGCAGCCCGTAAAATCCACTCCGCCCTCGCCAACTTGCAGGTGACAGGAAAAGAGGCATTGTCGATCAATCCTGCTCTTGAAGATTTATATTTTAATGTGGAAGCTTATATTATCGAGCAAACAGGACCAGAGATAGGTGGACAAATGCACACAGGAAGAAGCCGCAATGATATTTTGGCGACTGTGAGCCGCATGCGAATACGCGAAGAAATGATCGAAATTTACGAACTAGTCTGTACACTAAGGCGGACATTAATTGATTTAGCTACTGAACATACGGCAACATTAATGACTGGTTACACACATTTACAGCCAGCTGAACCGATTACGTTTGCCCATTACCTTTCCGCACTGCTGCACGGATTCGAGCGGGATTTCACACGCCTGTATAACTGTTATGCCCAAATCAACAAAAGCCCGCTTGGTTCTTGCGCCCTTGCCTCAACTACGTTTTCGATTAACCGAAAATTCACGATGGATTTATTAGGATTCACCGATTTGCTTGAAAATTCGCTTGACGGCATCGCCTCTCGAGATTATGCATTAGAAGCACTTTCAGCATTAAGCATATTTAGTAACTCATTAAGCCGCTTCGCACAAGACCTTTACACTTGGTGTTCGTATGAATTTGGTTATCTTGAAGTCGGTCATTCAGTAGCAGTTATTAGCAGCATTATGCCGCAAAAAAAGAACCCAGTTACGCTCGAGCATATTAAAGCGAAGGCTGGACATATTCAAGGCGCACTTGTATCCTCCCTCTCAGTATTAAAGAATACCCTTTATTCGCATTCGCGGGATACAAGCATGGAAAGCATGAAATACACATGGGAAGCGATCAACGAAACGAAAGCAGCCATTCGGCTTATGGTCAAAACCTTACAAACGCTTACCGTTCATAAAGACAATATGGCTGCTACTACTCGCCAAAACTTTAGTACAGTGACTGAGCTAGCAAATGCACTAGTAAGACACTACCACTTTTCGTTCCGCACCGCCCATCATATCGTTGCTGAAATTGTCAACGAGACACTGAATCAAGGGCTGGGATCTGATAAAATAGAAGCAAGTACAGTTGAACGTGCCATCAAACAGGTAACAGCAAAAACGGTTTCTGTCACCAAAGAATTTGTTGAGCAGGCCCTTGATCCGGAGCGAAATATTTCACTTCGGACCGTGCGCGGCGGCTCAGCCCCTGTTGAGGTTGCACGGCAATTACAGCAGCTCGAACAGACACTAGCATCAGATCGCCAAAAAATTAGCGATTTGAAACAGGCTCTGCAATCTGCTGATCAACTATACAAACGCTACGCTGCGGAACTCGAAAGGGGGTCGCAGTAG